In one window of Puniceicoccaceae bacterium DNA:
- a CDS encoding CopG family antitoxin, protein MKAEELDKKFDDGEDISEYLDWDKALRPNLDQKRVNLDLPIWMIQSLDSEARRVGVTRQSIMKVWLAERIKAEQNVSRNSETLRAS, encoded by the coding sequence ATCAAAGCAGAGGAACTGGATAAGAAATTCGATGATGGCGAGGACATTTCGGAATACCTCGATTGGGACAAGGCTCTTCGCCCCAACCTGGACCAGAAACGGGTGAACCTGGATTTGCCAATCTGGATGATCCAAAGCCTGGACTCCGAAGCAAGGAGAGTCGGCGTGACGCGTCAGTCCATCATGAAGGTCTGGCTGGCAGAAAGGATTAAGGCAGAACAAAACGTTTCGAGGAACTCCGAGACGCTTCGCGCCTCGTAG
- a CDS encoding BrnT family toxin — protein sequence MDFEYDPEKSKKNLEKHGIAFDEAKLLWEGHEPMVVPARSEDEERFALIGEYQKRLWTAIFTVQEGKIRIISVRRSRDGEAKGYYQSRGTG from the coding sequence ATGGATTTTGAATACGATCCAGAGAAATCAAAGAAAAATTTGGAAAAACATGGGATCGCCTTTGATGAGGCAAAGCTTCTTTGGGAGGGACACGAGCCAATGGTAGTTCCAGCACGTTCAGAAGATGAAGAACGATTTGCTTTGATTGGGGAGTATCAAAAACGGCTATGGACGGCGATATTCACCGTTCAGGAGGGGAAAATCAGAATTATTTCGGTAAGGAGATCAAGAGATGGAGAAGCAAAAGGTTACTATCAAAGCAGAGGAACTGGATAA